The genomic segment ggccaaaacacgtttgttgtatgggggggctcccaatattaactttattttgtttttagtagaagagaaatacacaatctgtgaaaatttcagaagtctagctatggtGGTTCTTGaattacagcttggagacagacagacagatggacagacatcgaagtctcagtaatagggtccaggatcccgtttttaccctttgggtaccccTAACCCTAACAAGATTATTTGAATTTGGCGCGTTTTTCTAGCCATCgtcaactatttttttttatcgaggaAGCAAAATATCGCCTCTGTATTCTGCCGATGTGAACTCGACTCCTCGCCCTTCGCTAgttggtaaattaaaaaattgaacCGTCAAGCATAAACTAATGTCAATTGTCTTTTGAGTTTGACTTTTGCCGTTTGCGGCTTGAAACGATTTTCTTTGTtttggtttaaaaaataatatattattcaaattgaaaataatccAAAAATTATGGAAGGTCTTCAAGTAGTAACTCAAGACTTTGTAAATGTCCTTATAACGAAATCGGACAGTGAGGATGCGCCTCCGATTGAGCGCCGATTTAAAAAAGGAATTACTATTCAGGAATTTAAGGTTAGATGAttcatacaatttttataaaaatatgtaaaatagcCATTTACCTCTGTTTTGCTTGTTAATAAATTGAATTTGAGGTGTTTAAGATGATTTTTAATCAAAACTGGTACCTTATCGGAAATAAAAATACcaatttcaaatagttttagttgCAGAAGGTGCTCTTCATCCACAAATACAATATTTCTGCTTCTGGTTCATTTGTATACAGtggtaacaaaactgagtgataatactttggggtttgtatgtgtctcatgtacagagttcactgttgTAGAACAGCGTtgaaaaacaaattttgtttttgttatttgtatgggcaagagcccgagtgtcgtgaatttgcccataccaaagttgaaaaaaaaaaaactctttcagcgctactttcTCCGTGATCTCTATACACAGGACACATACATACttcaaagtattatcattttgttttgtgacaccctaaaaattaaaactaaaaaccaTATGAAAGGCTTGTAAAATGTCACAAATAggtacgattttaattttagacGAAATTGGAGTTGGTTACCGGAGGTACAGCTGGCACTATGAAACTGAAAGTATTTGACAATAAAAACAACCTCATATGTGACATAGACAACGATGACGCCCTGCTCGGCTCCTACCCCATTGATGACGGCATGAGAATACACGTCACCGACAACTTCACCCTGGTCAAAGATTTTGACTCCGCTGATGCCGCTGAAAGGTATGGTATAATAAAGGAAGGTTGAATGGCATAATGCTAATGTTGGTTACCCAAGGCAACTTTATGCGAATTTCATCACACACACACTGCCCAAATTTTCTTTATATGACGAAGAAAATACTATGCTATTCAATAGCTGCTAAGACAGCCCTAAAATAATTGAACCACAACTAGACTGATACCAACTAATTTAATAGGTAAGAGTGGATTATGGTTAGAAACCTAAAAATTCAATAAGTTGGTGTATTATTATGTAAGCATGCATATTGCATTGTGGTAATgcaatatttaaaacataatttcaagcCCCAAGTGGTCGAAGCCGACCATGAtgacaatagaataacaatcgatttccaagaatccgcgatcaaCGGATGCAGACTTGATTTATTTTAGAATCAAATAACTTTTTAGATTCCGTTTATCAGAAGAGGAATACGAGAAGAAAGATGACACATTGAGAGCATTCCTACAGCGGAACAAGCTGGGCAAGTACAATGAGGAGGAGATGAATAAACTGAAGGAACAACAGCAGAAGGAACTCGAGGAGGAGGCAAAGTATGATTCATTTAGTTTATACAACACAGCTACATTCATATACATGAACATTACatagttataattttaacatatGAAAACTTTcgaacataaatcataatttaaaaatttgttattaCAAACATTCacattttaactttaaaagagaaaaaaaaggagtaaagtcttaaattttaaaagaaatatcaCTTTAACCCACACTCAACACTTCTGGCAATAGTTTGAGCACAATACTACTGTGAGCGTGAAAGACTTGCCAAGACAAAACTCATTGAATTGGAAAATTCCTGTTTGTAAATGGGTAAAACTTCAACtccgccaaaatttgtttatcaagCGGGATCCATGtgatattttccgggataaaaagtattctatgtcctttcccggaactcacaatatctccataccaaatttctgcaaagtcggttcagcggtttgggtgtgaagaggtaaaaatcacagacagacgaactttcccatttgtaatattagtatggattattgattttaaatatatGATGTATGCAGGCTAGCAGCTAGCGTGGTTGTGGGGTCGCGGTGCGCGGTCCGCGTAGGCAACACGGGTACGCGGCGCGCGACGGTGCGCTACAACGGGCCGCTGGAGGGCGCGCGCGGGCTGTGGATCGGCGTGCAGTACGACGAGCCGCGCGGCAAGAATGACGGCACGTGAGTTATGAGTATATGATGTACTTGTTAGGGATGAGTTTGTTAAGCATAGTGTTTTGGCTGTCTTCCCTCTATCGTCCGGCACGCGTACGGCAAAGAAAGGCTCAAGGCAGTCTTCTCTTTCACTGTAACTCACAGCGATAGTCGTATTAGATAGCTGTTCAAGTTACATTAGTTGAAGTAATCCAGTCTGTCCTTTGTCGGTCGTGTTATTATCATAAACGCAAACtaattttcattttatgatattttttttaactcaaGATTATGTGACAATTGCATGATGCCCACATTTGCGTTTGTTATAAACTCGTTTACTGCGACACAATAAAATATTCCGTCACAAAAACGAGCGCTTTCCCATAAGCTCCATACTAAATTATAGTGAAACCCCTTTCTTATCTTTCCAGTTTCAACGGTAAGCGGTACTTCACGTGTCCGCCGAAGTACGGCGGTTTTGTGAAGCCCGTCTACGTCACGCTGGGTGACTTCCCCGTCGAAGAGGACGACCTAGATGATGAGATATGATTCATCTCCAGTCATCAATCATCACCGCTTATCACAGTGCTCGCTAGCTGCTAACTATATTTTTAGATAAGTAAGGCATTTATTTATAGCTACGAAATAACCATtgctgtataaaaaaaattaaattaaagtagcaaaacataaaataaaaagggCTTTAAAAGCCCCTTCGTGTTGTTTATAGATTGGTGAGTCAATTAGATGTGTTTtggcattattatattatgatttacttCTGTATCAGGTTTAGGagattgtttaaaaataataatagaaaatgtCGGCTttgtttcacataatattatgacaaaatatattgcTATGTTTAAACATAACTGGATTATATTGCTGTAcaatgaattataataatattatgcctaaAACATCCTAGTTTTTACCAACCCTTATAAATAGACTGATTGTATAAATCGGAGTTATCATTCCACATTTTGATACTCGagtatagttttattattaaattagcttataatttattatttcatataatacaattaaaaaaacaaactttttctttCATTCAGAGCCCCATAATTCTATAAGTATTGatatgttaaaaaattattagcTTCAAGATTACTTATTACCTGGATGAGACTATGCGTCACAAGTTGCATTCAACAGTTTCGACAGCCGaagttgaaattaaaaatatatgtttttaacAAAAGAGACACACGCTGCAGTGCCACTTAGTAATGCGTTTCGTCCACGCTTTTGGTCAAACCACATATTTGATTAATAATTCATACTTCTCTAAAATTATGGTACGCATTTTTATAGTTCTTCCAATCTACGAGTGCGCGGCGCCTTTAGTTGTGTGagtgaccatatctatacacgtgtacatggctcgctcgctactgactgctccgtcaggtacgcacactaacgaaaatatctatattacaattacaactacaaataaaggctacgcgcactcgtagattgcaagaactatactaAGGCTGAAATCTCGaaaccagcgggcagcggggcagAAGCGGCGCGGCACGTGACTgcatagatttatatggataagcTGTCTAgcacgccgcgcgccgctcgGTTTTCAGGACCTGTCCCATATAAATCTGTATCACGCACCGCGCCGCTCccgcccgctgatttcgagactgcaTTCttaggccggccatagacggaccgcatcttgcagttaAAACTTGAAATCAACAGCAAAATG from the Aricia agestis chromosome 14, ilAriAges1.1, whole genome shotgun sequence genome contains:
- the LOC121733655 gene encoding tubulin-folding cofactor B-like encodes the protein MEGLQVVTQDFVNVLITKSDSEDAPPIERRFKKGITIQEFKTKLELVTGGTAGTMKLKVFDNKNNLICDIDNDDALLGSYPIDDGMRIHVTDNFTLVKDFDSADAAERFRLSEEEYEKKDDTLRAFLQRNKLGKYNEEEMNKLKEQQQKELEEEAKLAASVVVGSRCAVRVGNTGTRRATVRYNGPLEGARGLWIGVQYDEPRGKNDGTFNGKRYFTCPPKYGGFVKPVYVTLGDFPVEEDDLDDEI